From a single Mycolicibacterium mengxianglii genomic region:
- a CDS encoding ABC transporter substrate-binding protein, with the protein MFAVSGALVMSGCASGGDSGNKESTTSESAPGAVEEIANTVPEEIKESGTLIVGVNVPYAPNEFKDESGKLVGFDVDLMNAIAGTLGLKTDFREADFAKIIPSVQGGTFNVGMSSFTDTKDREQTVDFVTYFSAGTQWAQKVGAGIDPNNACGKKVAVQATTYQDTDELPAKSKACTDAGNPPIQITPFDGQDAATNAVILGQADAMSADSPVTAYAIKQSAGKLESAGEIFDAAPYGWPVAKGSALAQSMQKALEHLIESGEYEKIATNWGVESGMIDKPVINGAIS; encoded by the coding sequence ATGTTCGCAGTGTCGGGTGCCTTGGTGATGTCCGGCTGTGCCAGCGGTGGCGACAGCGGTAACAAGGAGTCGACGACCTCGGAGTCGGCGCCCGGCGCGGTCGAGGAGATCGCCAACACGGTGCCGGAGGAAATCAAGGAGTCCGGCACGTTGATCGTCGGGGTGAACGTTCCCTATGCGCCGAACGAATTCAAGGACGAGAGCGGCAAACTGGTCGGCTTCGACGTCGACCTGATGAATGCCATCGCGGGGACCCTCGGACTCAAAACCGACTTCCGCGAGGCCGACTTCGCAAAGATCATCCCGTCCGTCCAGGGCGGTACCTTCAACGTCGGTATGTCGTCGTTCACCGATACCAAGGACCGCGAGCAGACCGTGGACTTCGTCACCTACTTCTCCGCGGGTACGCAGTGGGCCCAGAAAGTGGGCGCGGGCATCGATCCGAACAACGCCTGCGGCAAGAAGGTCGCGGTACAGGCCACCACGTACCAGGACACCGACGAGCTGCCTGCCAAGAGCAAGGCGTGCACCGACGCCGGCAACCCGCCGATCCAGATCACCCCGTTCGACGGCCAGGACGCCGCCACCAACGCGGTGATCCTCGGTCAGGCCGACGCCATGTCGGCCGACTCCCCGGTGACCGCGTACGCGATCAAGCAGAGCGCGGGCAAGCTCGAGTCTGCCGGCGAGATCTTCGACGCCGCACCGTACGGTTGGCCGGTCGCCAAGGGTTCGGCGTTGGCGCAGTCCATGCAGAAGGCCCTCGAGCACCTGATCGAAAGCGGAGAGTACGAGAAGATCGCCACCAACTGGGGTGTGGAGTCCGGCATGATCGACAAGCCGGTCATCAACGGCGCGATCAGCTGA
- a CDS encoding amino acid ABC transporter permease, translated as MSVDASLPSTDPDAAPAAIHAVPLRHPWRWVAAVVILILAGLFIYGAATNEAFRWSTYASYLFNERVLRVGLVNTLQLTLYSMVLAIALGILLAVMRLSPNPVFRSVSWVYLWVFRGTPVYVQLVFWGLLPTIYQNVQLGVPFGPSLLHIDLQSLSFPFLLAILGLALNEAAYMAEIIRAGISSVPEGQLEASTALGMSWGLAMRRTVLPQAMRVIIPPTGNEIISMLKTTSLVTGVPFALDLYGITSREIAARIFEPVPLLMVAATWYLVVTSILMVGQFYLERHFSRGASRKLTSKQLEALAKAQMGEVHP; from the coding sequence ATGAGTGTTGACGCATCGCTGCCGTCCACCGATCCGGATGCGGCCCCCGCTGCGATCCACGCGGTCCCGCTGAGGCACCCGTGGCGGTGGGTGGCGGCGGTCGTCATCCTCATCCTGGCCGGACTCTTCATCTACGGCGCGGCCACCAACGAGGCCTTCCGTTGGTCGACGTACGCCAGCTATCTGTTCAACGAGCGGGTCCTGAGGGTGGGCCTGGTTAACACCCTGCAGTTGACGCTGTATTCGATGGTGCTCGCCATTGCCCTGGGCATTCTGCTGGCGGTCATGCGGCTGTCGCCGAATCCGGTGTTCCGGTCGGTGTCGTGGGTCTACCTGTGGGTCTTCCGCGGCACCCCGGTGTATGTGCAGCTGGTGTTCTGGGGTCTGCTGCCGACGATCTACCAGAACGTCCAGTTGGGGGTGCCGTTCGGGCCGTCGCTGTTGCACATCGACCTGCAGTCGTTGTCGTTCCCGTTCCTGCTGGCGATCCTCGGCCTGGCCCTCAACGAGGCGGCCTACATGGCTGAGATCATCCGCGCGGGAATCAGTTCCGTGCCGGAGGGCCAGTTGGAGGCTTCCACCGCACTGGGCATGTCCTGGGGGCTGGCGATGCGCAGAACCGTGCTGCCGCAGGCGATGCGCGTGATCATCCCGCCCACCGGTAACGAGATCATCAGCATGCTCAAGACCACCTCGTTGGTCACCGGTGTGCCGTTCGCCCTGGATCTGTACGGGATCACCTCCCGGGAGATCGCCGCGCGCATCTTTGAACCCGTCCCGCTGCTGATGGTCGCCGCGACGTGGTACCTGGTGGTGACCAGCATCTTGATGGTGGGCCAGTTCTACCTGGAACGGCACTTCTCGCGGGGGGCGTCACGCAAGCTCACCTCCAAACAACTCGAGGCGCTGGCAAAAGCGCAGATGGGGGAAGTCCACCCATGA
- a CDS encoding amino acid ABC transporter ATP-binding protein, producing MVLAEQVCKNFGALKVLKGVTLEVDPGQVLVLVGPSGSGKSTFLRCINHLEQVNAGRLYVDGDLIGYRERGGKLLEMSPRDAAKQRREIGMVFQHFNLFPHRTALENIIEAPIQVKGMRKDDAVARGKDLLEQVGMAEKADAYPAQLSGGQQQRVAIARALAMSPKLMLFDEPTSALDPELVGEVLGVMKKLAAEGMTMVVVTHEMGFAREVADQVVFMDAGVIVEAGNPREVLANPQHERTKAFLSKVM from the coding sequence ATGGTCCTGGCGGAGCAGGTGTGCAAGAACTTCGGCGCGCTCAAAGTGCTCAAAGGCGTCACTCTCGAGGTTGATCCCGGCCAGGTCTTGGTGCTGGTCGGGCCGTCAGGATCGGGAAAGTCGACGTTCCTGCGGTGCATCAACCATCTGGAGCAGGTCAACGCGGGCCGGCTCTATGTCGACGGTGACCTGATCGGCTACCGCGAGCGCGGCGGCAAGCTGCTGGAGATGTCGCCCCGAGATGCGGCCAAACAGCGCCGCGAGATCGGCATGGTGTTCCAGCATTTCAACCTGTTCCCGCATCGCACCGCTCTGGAGAACATCATCGAGGCGCCGATCCAGGTCAAGGGCATGCGCAAGGACGACGCGGTCGCCCGGGGAAAGGACCTGCTCGAGCAGGTGGGTATGGCCGAGAAGGCTGACGCCTATCCCGCGCAGCTGTCCGGTGGCCAGCAGCAGCGGGTGGCCATCGCCCGCGCGCTGGCGATGAGCCCGAAACTGATGCTGTTCGACGAGCCCACCTCGGCGCTGGATCCCGAACTGGTCGGTGAGGTCCTGGGCGTGATGAAGAAACTGGCGGCGGAGGGCATGACCATGGTCGTGGTCACCCACGAGATGGGATTTGCCCGTGAGGTCGCCGATCAGGTGGTCTTCATGGACGCCGGGGTGATTGTAGAAGCGGGCAATCCGCGGGAAGTGTTGGCAAATCCCCAGCATGAGCGAACCAAGGCTTTCCTGTCGAAGGTGATGTAA
- the stpK7 gene encoding serine/threonine protein kinase StpK7, which produces MGEVYRAHDTRTDRTVALKVLPPHLAEDAVFQQRFRRESQAAAGVRDPHVVPIHSYGEIDGRLYLDMQLIEGLNLGTILRERGRPLGPQLAVTVVEQVASALDGAHAAGLVHRDVKPSNILISDREFVYLIDFGLARTASDSGLTTEGNTLGTLAYMAPERFSGDQADPRSDIYALTCVLYECLTGSRPYPDDSLEQQIAGHMVSPPPLPSAIDRTLGAFDPVIQKGMAKEPAKRYRTAAELATAARRALNTPAARIGAQKSRHSAHRAPAGRSRRPRRTALLAVGVSVLLVAVSAFAAWQLRGVPPQGGTRSASVAESAAPPGTRPGVVPQIAASVPADIRATGRLVVGVNVPYAPNEFRDSYGELVGFDVDLMNAVARVLGLTADYRETTFETIMPSVQSGAFDVGMSSVTDTKAREAVVDFVTYFESGTLWAKRSGTAVDPADACGLRVGVAFGVLQETEEIPAKSAACVAAGQPAIDKVVFTSQDDVTAALVAGDVDAMSADSPVTGFAIKVSGGSLESAGEVVDPAPYGWPVEKGSALAQSLRQALEQLMKTGEYRTIATMWGVEKGMIGVPVINGAGK; this is translated from the coding sequence ATGGGTGAGGTCTACCGCGCCCACGACACCCGTACCGACCGGACCGTCGCACTGAAGGTCCTGCCGCCGCACCTGGCCGAGGACGCCGTCTTCCAACAGCGGTTCCGGCGGGAATCACAGGCCGCAGCCGGCGTCAGGGACCCCCACGTGGTGCCGATCCACAGTTACGGCGAAATCGACGGCCGGCTCTACCTGGACATGCAGCTGATCGAGGGTCTGAACCTCGGCACCATCTTGCGTGAACGCGGCCGCCCGCTCGGGCCGCAGCTCGCGGTCACCGTCGTCGAGCAGGTGGCGTCGGCCCTCGATGGTGCCCATGCCGCGGGGCTGGTCCATCGCGACGTCAAACCGTCCAACATCCTGATCTCCGACCGCGAATTCGTGTACCTCATCGACTTCGGCCTGGCCCGCACCGCCAGCGATTCCGGATTGACCACGGAGGGGAACACTCTCGGCACGTTGGCCTATATGGCGCCGGAACGGTTCAGCGGTGACCAGGCTGATCCGCGTTCGGACATCTATGCCCTGACCTGTGTGCTCTACGAGTGCCTGACCGGCAGCAGGCCTTATCCCGACGACAGCCTGGAACAGCAGATCGCCGGGCACATGGTCAGCCCGCCGCCGCTACCGTCGGCGATTGACCGCACGCTGGGTGCCTTCGATCCGGTCATCCAGAAAGGCATGGCCAAAGAGCCGGCCAAGCGCTACCGCACCGCGGCGGAACTCGCGACCGCGGCCCGCCGCGCGCTGAACACACCGGCGGCGCGCATCGGCGCGCAGAAGTCCCGGCATTCGGCACACCGCGCGCCTGCCGGCCGGAGTCGGCGACCCCGCCGCACAGCACTTCTCGCTGTGGGCGTCAGCGTGCTGTTGGTCGCCGTGAGCGCGTTCGCGGCGTGGCAGTTACGTGGCGTGCCGCCGCAGGGCGGCACCCGGTCGGCCAGTGTGGCGGAGAGTGCCGCGCCTCCGGGCACCCGCCCAGGCGTGGTGCCGCAAATCGCCGCGTCGGTACCGGCGGACATCCGGGCCACGGGAAGACTCGTCGTCGGGGTCAATGTGCCTTATGCACCAAACGAATTCAGGGATTCCTACGGCGAGCTGGTGGGCTTCGACGTCGACCTGATGAACGCGGTCGCCCGGGTGCTGGGATTGACGGCAGACTACCGGGAAACCACCTTCGAGACGATCATGCCGTCGGTGCAGTCCGGCGCTTTCGATGTGGGCATGTCGTCGGTGACCGACACGAAAGCCCGGGAGGCGGTCGTCGACTTCGTCACCTATTTCGAGTCGGGGACGTTGTGGGCGAAGCGTTCCGGGACCGCGGTCGACCCGGCCGACGCCTGTGGTTTGCGCGTCGGGGTGGCCTTCGGCGTGCTCCAGGAGACCGAGGAGATTCCTGCCAAGAGCGCCGCCTGTGTCGCCGCGGGACAACCGGCGATCGACAAGGTGGTCTTCACCAGCCAGGATGACGTGACGGCGGCGCTGGTCGCCGGGGACGTCGACGCCATGTCAGCGGACTCACCGGTCACCGGCTTCGCGATCAAGGTCAGCGGCGGCAGCCTCGAGTCGGCGGGGGAGGTCGTTGATCCGGCGCCCTACGGCTGGCCTGTCGAAAAGGGTTCTGCGCTGGCGCAATCGCTGCGCCAGGCGCTCGAACAGCTCATGAAGACCGGCGAGTACCGCACCATCGCCACCATGTGGGGCGTCGAGAAGGGCATGATCGGCGTCCCGGTGATCAACGGTGCGGGGAAGTAG
- a CDS encoding alpha/beta hydrolase → MKFVKRFVALLLSLFVTVVTANGYRPLTKRGYPSLYAFGFGVFTSELPLQLLAGHAAAFLPMSRGLGKRSGAIAWVLSATSWLALVGLYRAGRDADKPLTAALDDGLGADRRRDSHGLWEEPVPGGATAKKPGVVRMLRIYRDYAHDSDIQYGEFGRRNSLDIWRRPDLPRHGRAPVLLQVHGGAWMLGSKRGQAHPLLSHLTELGWVCVSINYRLSPRSTWPDHLVDVKRAIAWTRDHIFEYGGDPDWMAITGGSAGGHLSSLAALTANDPRFQPGFEDADTSIQAAVPFYGVYDLTRSDAALHPLMIPMLERRVFKRRRKEAPDAFDLSSPIHHVSPQAPPFFVLHGTNDSLIPVEQARTFTAKLRDVSTAPVVYAEMPLAQHAFDIFGSPRAAHAAVAVEQFLAEIYTRSAVNTAD, encoded by the coding sequence GTGAAATTCGTCAAGCGCTTCGTGGCGTTGCTGCTGTCCCTGTTCGTCACGGTGGTCACCGCCAACGGCTACCGGCCGCTGACCAAGCGCGGTTACCCGTCGCTGTATGCGTTCGGGTTCGGGGTGTTCACCTCGGAACTGCCGCTGCAGCTGCTTGCCGGCCACGCCGCGGCGTTCCTGCCGATGTCACGGGGTCTGGGTAAGCGCAGCGGAGCCATCGCCTGGGTCCTGTCCGCAACGTCCTGGCTGGCGCTGGTCGGGTTGTACCGCGCGGGCCGCGACGCCGACAAACCGCTCACCGCGGCGCTCGACGACGGACTGGGAGCCGACCGGCGCCGGGACTCTCACGGGTTGTGGGAGGAACCGGTGCCTGGCGGCGCCACCGCCAAGAAGCCCGGTGTGGTCCGGATGCTGCGCATCTACCGGGACTACGCCCACGACAGCGATATCCAGTACGGCGAGTTCGGCAGACGCAACAGCCTTGACATCTGGCGGCGACCCGACCTGCCGCGGCACGGCCGGGCCCCGGTGCTGTTACAGGTGCACGGCGGCGCCTGGATGCTGGGAAGCAAACGCGGACAAGCGCATCCGCTGCTGAGCCACCTGACCGAGCTGGGCTGGGTGTGTGTGTCGATCAACTACCGGCTCAGCCCCCGCTCCACCTGGCCCGACCACCTCGTCGACGTCAAACGTGCAATCGCCTGGACCAGGGATCACATCTTCGAGTACGGCGGCGATCCGGACTGGATGGCGATCACCGGCGGGTCGGCCGGCGGGCACCTGAGCTCGTTGGCGGCGCTGACGGCCAATGATCCGCGTTTCCAACCCGGTTTCGAGGACGCTGATACCTCGATTCAGGCCGCGGTGCCGTTCTACGGGGTGTACGACCTCACCCGTAGCGATGCGGCTCTGCACCCCTTGATGATTCCGATGCTGGAGCGACGGGTGTTCAAGCGGCGGCGCAAGGAGGCACCCGATGCCTTCGACCTCAGTTCACCGATTCACCACGTGTCACCGCAGGCGCCGCCGTTCTTCGTGCTGCACGGCACCAACGATTCGCTGATTCCGGTCGAGCAGGCCCGGACGTTCACCGCCAAACTCCGCGACGTCAGCACGGCGCCGGTGGTATATGCCGAAATGCCCTTGGCTCAACACGCTTTCGACATCTTCGGTTCCCCGCGCGCCGCGCATGCCGCAGTCGCGGTGGAGCAGTTCCTCGCCGAGATCTACACCCGCTCTGCGGTGAACACGGCCGACTGA
- the macS gene encoding MacS family sensor histidine kinase: MPDRGAGQPGGLDPCTPLWRAAQVFRLLSYIYAAGFQVVSNADFDRPVLGWLLFAGLSGWTLACAVAYLQGFGRRPAWVVGELAVVCALILSTEIVASDQWIATNQSWPTTLWATNATISAAILFGPVRGMLAGVTMMAVYAFLKGSVSLDLARNATMVIELAVGLAVGMAAQTARRAHTELEQAARLSASVTERERLARQVHDGVIQVLALVAKRGREIGGEATELADLASAQERALRRYVSAGGLDPDPGPEWVDIRTALQRRAGDRVVVSVPGTPVLLDVAVAAELDAAVGNALDNVGAHAGADATAYVLVEDLGEEVTVSIRDDGVGIAPGRLARAEAEGRMGISKSIVGRMHALSGRAHLTSDVGAGTEWELTVPVGSRGRRSGRSDG; this comes from the coding sequence ATGCCGGACCGTGGCGCCGGACAACCCGGTGGACTGGATCCCTGCACGCCGCTGTGGCGGGCAGCCCAGGTGTTCCGGCTGCTCAGCTACATCTACGCCGCCGGTTTCCAGGTGGTGAGCAACGCCGACTTCGACCGCCCGGTGCTGGGTTGGCTGTTGTTCGCCGGCCTGTCGGGCTGGACCCTGGCCTGCGCGGTGGCCTACCTGCAGGGCTTCGGTAGGCGCCCGGCCTGGGTCGTCGGTGAGCTCGCCGTGGTGTGCGCCCTCATTCTGTCCACCGAGATCGTGGCCTCCGATCAGTGGATCGCCACCAACCAGTCGTGGCCGACGACGTTGTGGGCGACGAACGCGACCATCTCGGCGGCGATCTTGTTCGGTCCCGTCCGGGGCATGCTCGCCGGCGTCACGATGATGGCGGTGTACGCGTTCCTGAAGGGATCGGTCAGCCTGGATCTGGCCCGCAACGCCACCATGGTGATCGAACTCGCGGTCGGCTTGGCCGTCGGGATGGCGGCGCAGACCGCGCGACGGGCCCACACCGAGCTGGAACAGGCGGCCCGTCTCTCGGCATCGGTCACCGAGCGGGAACGGCTGGCGCGCCAGGTCCATGACGGGGTCATCCAGGTGCTGGCGCTGGTGGCCAAACGTGGCCGCGAAATCGGCGGTGAGGCAACTGAACTCGCCGATCTCGCCAGCGCTCAGGAACGTGCGCTACGACGGTACGTCAGCGCCGGGGGCCTCGATCCGGATCCCGGTCCCGAATGGGTGGACATCCGGACCGCCCTTCAGCGCCGGGCCGGGGACCGGGTGGTGGTCAGTGTGCCCGGCACGCCGGTACTGCTCGACGTGGCGGTGGCCGCCGAACTGGATGCCGCGGTGGGCAATGCACTCGACAACGTCGGTGCGCACGCCGGGGCCGACGCCACCGCCTATGTCCTGGTCGAAGATCTCGGCGAGGAAGTCACCGTGAGCATTCGGGATGATGGGGTGGGGATCGCACCCGGCAGGCTCGCGAGGGCCGAGGCTGAAGGGCGGATGGGGATTTCGAAGTCCATTGTGGGGCGGATGCACGCCCTGTCGGGTCGCGCCCACCTCACCTCGGACGTGGGGGCGGGCACCGAATGGGAGTTGACGGTGCCGGTCGGGTCCCGGGGACGGCGCAGCGGGCGCAGCGATGGCTGA
- a CDS encoding response regulator, producing the protein MADALPLSVMVVDDHPIWRDAVARDLAEDGFVVVATAEGLASARRRAAVVRPDVVLMDMRLADGDGAAATIEVLAVSPGSRVLVLSASAEQDDVLQAVKAGASGYLVKSASKTELAEAVRATAAGRAVFTPGLAGLVLGEYRRLARGTGPGIDRPTLTERETEVLRHVAKGLTAKQIAAKLSVSHRTVENHVQATFRKLHVANRVELARYAIEHGLDAEPGP; encoded by the coding sequence ATGGCTGACGCGCTTCCGCTGTCGGTGATGGTGGTCGATGACCATCCGATCTGGCGGGACGCAGTGGCGCGGGATCTCGCCGAGGACGGTTTCGTCGTCGTCGCTACCGCCGAGGGCCTGGCCTCAGCGCGGCGCAGGGCTGCGGTGGTGCGCCCCGATGTGGTGCTGATGGACATGCGACTGGCTGACGGTGACGGTGCCGCGGCGACCATCGAGGTGCTCGCGGTCTCGCCGGGCAGCCGTGTCCTGGTGCTGTCGGCGTCCGCCGAACAGGACGACGTGCTGCAGGCCGTAAAGGCCGGCGCCAGTGGCTATCTGGTGAAGAGCGCCTCGAAAACCGAACTGGCGGAGGCGGTCCGGGCCACCGCCGCGGGCCGGGCGGTGTTCACACCCGGTCTTGCCGGTTTGGTGCTCGGCGAGTACCGCCGCCTGGCGCGGGGGACCGGTCCGGGAATCGACAGGCCGACCCTGACCGAGCGGGAAACCGAGGTGCTGCGGCATGTGGCCAAGGGGTTGACCGCCAAGCAGATCGCCGCCAAGCTCTCGGTGAGTCACCGCACGGTGGAGAATCACGTGCAGGCCACCTTCCGCAAGCTGCACGTCGCCAACCGCGTCGAGCTGGCTCGTTACGCCATCGAACACGGGCTGGACGCCGAACCGGGACCGTAA
- a CDS encoding DUF2339 domain-containing protein, producing MTESPQAAVARLSVEFTALTHQMSRVAAQLVELERTLYVAPHRYPPPPPAVPAPDRQVRGGSWVGKVLAVAGVAVTLIGVVLLLVLAAQAGILAPPVRVGAGVALAAGLVVVALRSYRRPGGRIGAIALAATGIAAAYMDVIAATTIYHWVPPVAGLLIASAVGGGGLTLARRWDSQQLGLLVLIPLAVLAPIVSDGVTVLLIAFMLALSAAALPVQLGKDWVLMYAARTLLVTLPLLVALLGTGFDSDQNPWLLGGACGLAVLLAVAGAVLLLPGTTRAAALAAITAVGATPALSAAVAVDRRLAVLLAAVTAVGMLALVLLADRLPGMTRAVVATWSALSAAAAVVAVTLVFNGSVEAPVLLALALVVAVAGRHDTGVRRAAFGLAAVGGVVFLAYAPPRHLLSAVVILAPEAVSVLAASALVIACAVALCRAGAPAADGRLVRWIWAAGLVVGMYAVTAFTVTFGVLVGGRDGGFLAGHMVATICWTVVAAALFGYALRLDNRDARTAPIAGGLALTGAATAKLMLFDLGTLDGIFRVVVFIVVGLVLLAMGAGYARSLAQPAPSKGLPPQS from the coding sequence ATGACCGAATCGCCCCAGGCTGCCGTGGCCCGGCTGTCAGTCGAATTCACTGCGCTGACCCACCAGATGTCGCGCGTCGCCGCCCAGCTCGTGGAGTTGGAACGCACCCTCTACGTCGCGCCCCATCGCTACCCGCCACCGCCGCCTGCTGTGCCGGCACCGGATCGGCAGGTCCGGGGCGGAAGCTGGGTCGGCAAGGTGCTGGCGGTGGCCGGTGTCGCGGTCACTCTCATCGGGGTGGTGCTGCTGCTGGTGCTCGCCGCCCAGGCCGGCATCCTGGCACCCCCGGTCCGGGTCGGCGCCGGCGTTGCGCTGGCGGCGGGGTTGGTGGTTGTGGCGCTGCGGAGCTACCGGCGGCCTGGCGGCCGGATCGGCGCGATCGCGCTGGCGGCCACCGGGATAGCCGCCGCGTACATGGACGTGATCGCCGCGACGACCATCTATCACTGGGTGCCGCCGGTGGCCGGTCTGCTGATCGCCTCCGCGGTCGGTGGCGGCGGGCTCACCCTGGCCCGGCGCTGGGATTCTCAGCAGCTGGGTCTTCTCGTCCTGATCCCGTTGGCGGTACTGGCGCCGATCGTCAGCGATGGCGTGACCGTCCTGCTGATCGCGTTCATGCTGGCACTGTCGGCGGCGGCCCTGCCGGTTCAGCTCGGCAAGGACTGGGTGCTGATGTACGCGGCCCGTACTCTGCTCGTCACGCTGCCGCTGCTGGTGGCGCTGCTGGGCACCGGCTTCGACTCCGACCAGAACCCCTGGCTGCTCGGGGGCGCCTGCGGCCTCGCAGTGCTGCTGGCCGTCGCCGGGGCCGTGCTACTGCTGCCAGGAACCACCCGAGCCGCGGCGTTGGCGGCGATCACCGCGGTGGGCGCTACCCCCGCGTTGTCGGCGGCCGTGGCGGTGGACCGGCGACTGGCGGTGCTGCTGGCCGCGGTCACCGCCGTCGGCATGCTGGCGCTCGTGCTGCTTGCGGACCGGCTGCCCGGCATGACCCGGGCCGTGGTCGCCACCTGGTCGGCGTTGTCGGCGGCCGCGGCGGTGGTGGCCGTCACGCTGGTGTTCAACGGTTCCGTCGAAGCCCCGGTGCTGCTGGCCCTGGCTCTGGTGGTGGCGGTCGCCGGCCGCCACGACACCGGCGTGCGGCGGGCGGCATTCGGGCTGGCTGCGGTCGGCGGGGTGGTTTTCCTCGCCTACGCGCCGCCGCGCCATCTCCTGTCGGCGGTCGTCATCCTCGCGCCGGAGGCAGTGTCCGTGCTGGCGGCAAGCGCACTGGTGATCGCCTGCGCGGTCGCGCTCTGCCGGGCAGGCGCCCCGGCCGCCGACGGTCGCCTCGTCAGGTGGATCTGGGCCGCCGGCCTCGTCGTCGGCATGTATGCCGTCACCGCTTTCACGGTGACGTTCGGCGTGCTGGTAGGCGGTCGCGACGGCGGTTTCCTGGCTGGGCACATGGTTGCCACCATCTGCTGGACCGTCGTCGCTGCGGCGTTGTTCGGCTACGCGCTACGCCTGGACAACCGGGATGCCCGCACGGCGCCGATCGCCGGGGGACTGGCCTTGACCGGGGCCGCCACCGCCAAGCTGATGCTGTTCGATCTCGGCACCTTGGACGGGATCTTTCGCGTCGTGGTGTTCATCGTCGTCGGCTTGGTGCTGCTGGCCATGGGCGCCGGGTACGCGCGCAGTCTCGCACAGCCGGCGCCCAGCAAAGGGTTGCCTCCCCAATCGTGA
- a CDS encoding Dps family protein has protein sequence MTTTATVTNRRDASEIAGFVPSPEFYENLQQVLVDLIELHLQGKQAHWNVVGTNFRDLHLQLDELVDFARAGSDTIAERIRALEGVADGRSDTVAATTTLPEFPAFERNTTEVVDLITVRINAAVRTMRDVHDAVDAEDPSTADILHQLIDGLEKLAWLIRSENRKV, from the coding sequence ATGACTACCACAGCAACCGTAACCAACCGACGCGACGCCAGCGAGATCGCCGGGTTCGTGCCGAGCCCCGAGTTCTACGAAAACCTGCAGCAGGTGCTCGTGGATCTCATCGAACTGCACCTCCAAGGCAAGCAGGCCCACTGGAACGTGGTGGGAACGAACTTCCGCGATCTGCATCTGCAACTTGACGAGCTTGTCGACTTCGCCCGTGCGGGCAGCGACACCATTGCAGAGCGCATCCGCGCCCTCGAGGGCGTGGCCGACGGCCGGTCTGACACGGTGGCCGCCACGACCACCCTGCCGGAATTCCCGGCATTCGAGCGCAACACCACCGAGGTGGTGGACCTGATCACCGTTCGGATCAACGCCGCGGTGCGCACCATGCGCGACGTCCACGATGCAGTGGACGCCGAGGACCCGTCCACGGCTGACATCCTGCATCAGCTGATCGACGGCTTGGAGAAGCTGGCGTGGCTGATCCGGTCGGAGAATCGCAAGGTCTGA
- a CDS encoding nitrilase-related carbon-nitrogen hydrolase: MTTVACCQFAPVLGDLDANIASIETQVSAAVSAGADVVVLPELATSGYMFADADEARSVALPPSSPRFAAIVEAARDSVVVFGFCEAGDDGRLYNSAVMIGGDGLLAHYRKTHLWDREKLIFTPGADLPPVVQTRHGAIAVMVCYDLEFGEITRRVALDGAELIAAPVNWPLFPRPVGERPGEVITAMSTARTNRIAIAVCDRSGIERGQPWTEGTAIVDPDGWVVATAGPEAGMALAEVDLAATHDKSLTEHVHLFADRRVDLY; the protein is encoded by the coding sequence ATGACAACTGTGGCTTGTTGCCAATTCGCACCCGTGCTGGGGGATCTCGACGCCAATATCGCCAGCATCGAAACACAGGTCAGCGCGGCGGTGTCGGCCGGCGCCGACGTTGTGGTGCTGCCGGAGTTGGCCACCTCGGGCTACATGTTCGCCGACGCCGACGAGGCCAGGTCGGTGGCGTTGCCGCCGTCGTCACCGAGATTCGCCGCCATTGTCGAGGCGGCGCGTGATTCGGTGGTGGTGTTCGGGTTCTGCGAAGCGGGTGACGACGGCCGCCTCTACAACAGTGCGGTGATGATCGGCGGTGACGGGCTGCTGGCGCACTACCGGAAAACTCATCTCTGGGACCGGGAGAAGTTGATCTTCACCCCGGGCGCGGACTTGCCGCCGGTGGTGCAGACCCGGCACGGGGCGATCGCGGTCATGGTCTGTTACGACCTGGAGTTCGGTGAGATCACCCGGCGCGTGGCCCTCGACGGTGCCGAACTGATTGCCGCACCGGTGAATTGGCCGCTGTTCCCCCGCCCGGTGGGGGAACGGCCAGGTGAGGTCATCACCGCGATGTCCACCGCGCGGACCAACCGGATCGCCATCGCCGTGTGTGATCGCTCCGGAATCGAGCGTGGCCAACCCTGGACCGAGGGCACCGCGATCGTCGACCCTGACGGCTGGGTGGTGGCCACGGCAGGTCCGGAGGCGGGCATGGCGCTCGCCGAGGTGGACCTTGCTGCCACACATGACAAGTCACTGACCGAGCACGTGCACCTGTTCGCCGACCGGCGTGTTGATCTGTACTGA